GGACTCGAACCTTGAACCTAGCGGTTAACAGCCGCTCGCTCTACCGATTGAGCTATCGGGGAATCGACAGGGGAAAGATACAGGATCGGGACGCGTGAATCAAGGGGGCAGTGCCAGGAGACGGTCAATCCGAGAGCCATGCGTCGACCGATCGCTTCCATCGTGGTCTACTTCGTCGAGACGAAGGACGATGGAAGCGATGCGAAAGCCAATCAGCTGGAGAGGTTCTTTTCTTTCGAACCGCTCTTGCTGTGCTGTTCAACCGCCTTCTCCAGGAGACCGACGATCAGTGCGTTCAACGACGCCTTATCTTCCTTGGCCCAGCTCGCCAGTTGTTCGTGAAGGGCTGGAGGCATCCGAATTTGAAAATGAACGACTGTCTCTGGCATCGATATGCCTCCTTGAATCAGGAACCGGAAACGGAGGGAGGCTTAACTCAGGAACACGCTGAGAATTCCTCGGCATGGCCAGTTCGAATCGGCTGGCAACTGAGGCAAGCCAGGATGGGAGAATGTCATCTATTCTAACCTCTGATTTGCGTTCTCGCCTAGTATCTTCTAACCTCGATTTTCCCGATCGGTTGATGAGATCCGACGTTGTGTTCCTGGGTGCCCGCATCATGCCGCGCGAGGCACCGTGCCTGAATGAAGTCATTGAGTCGTTGAGCTCTTTCGGGCATTTCGACTTCTGCCCCATCGCGATGACAGGACGGTGTTCAAGCATGGCGGAGTCTTCCGAACCTCTCGCGTCAGACGATCCGGATCTCCCCCGGGAGACCCCGGCCGAGGCGGCGGTCATCCGCCAGTTCGTCGAGCACTGGGGGATGATGGCACGCTCCTGGGGCATCAATCCCACGATGGGAGAACTGTTCGCGCTGCTCTACATTACCGGAACCGACTGGACGGCCGATGGGCTGCGACATCGGTTGAAGGTTTCGCGGGGAAACGTGAGCATGAACCTCCGCGAGTTGATCGCCTGGGGGGTTGTGCACAAGGTCCACCGCCAGGGGGAACGACGCGAATACTTTCGGGCCGAGACGGATATCTGGACCCTCTTTCGCCGCATCCTGCTCGAACGCAAACGGCGAGAACTCGACCCGACCCTGGTCGTCCTCGATCGCGCTGTCGAGCAAATTTCCGGAGATCCCGAACTCGCCCCGCGCTACCTGAAGCGAATCGGTGCCCTCCGGCGCTTTTTCGCCCTCGTCCACGCGCTGGCGGCCCGGGTCGATGCCCTCGGTCCGGCAGAACTCGAAGACCTGGTCATGCTCCTGGAACATCACGACTCGGCGGATTCCGACCCTTCCGTGGCGGATCCGTCCGCCTGATCGGCTCGATCCACGACCTCGATCCCTCCCCGTAGCATTCGCCCTGATGGAGGGTTATGTCCGACGGTCCTCCCTCACCCCCGCAAACCGTCGAAAGAAATTCTCTGAAAATCGAACTGACACCCTTTTCAGACGCAATTGAACGTCTAAAACGAAGTCATGCCCGAAAGGGGCGACACGAACCAGCGAGCGAACGGTTCCCGTCAGGTCGCTTGCACGTTTTGGGCGGAAGGTGTGAGCAACTCACCTCGGGGGTGAGGACTTGTCGGGACCGTAACGATCCGGGGGGCTCGGCTGCGTGAGATCACGCACCAGCCCCCCGGTTTTTTTGTGGCATGAGCGGGTTTTTGAGGACGGTGACGGGGTCGCGTGCAGCGATCCCACGGTTCCTGGCGGGTTTAACTGGCAGAAGGCTCCGGGAGTGCATAAACTGGTGCCATAATGGCTCGACAGCCACGACCATCCCCGGACGAGCATCGTTCGTGCGTCATGCCATGCGTTCCTGATCGACCTGCGGGTCGACGACCTCGGAACGCGTACTGACGGGTTCTGGTAAAGAGGCATCCGTTTGCCTCAGCTCGAATCCGTGGGGATGCTTTTGTGTGGCGGTCGTCCTCCCGGCCGTTGAGGCCCGGAGCATTTCGCGTCGGAATTTCCTGGAGCCGAGCCGAGATGAGTAGCGCGTCGGAGGACAACTTTTTCCCCGGTCTTGAAGGTGTGGTCTCCAACGAGACGGCCATTGCCGACATGCAAGGAACGGAAGGTCAGGGCGGCCTGGCCTACCGGGGATACGCGATCGAGGATCTCGCCGAGAAGGTTTCGTACGAAGAAGCGGCCTTCCTGCTGCTTCACGGCGACTTGCCAACCCAGTCGCAGCTCGACGAGTTCAACGGTCGGCTCCGGGCCTCCCGGTCGATTCCCGACTCGCTCGTCTCGCTGTTCCGAGCCGTGCCGAGCAACGTTCACCCGATGGACACCCTACGGACGGGCGTCAGCGTTCTGGCCCACTACGATCAGGACGTGAACGCCGATCCCAAGGATCACGACGCCAACGTTCGCAAGGCCGAGCGGCTGATCGCCCAGATGGCCACCGCCGTGGCCGCCGCCGCTCGGATTGCCCGAGGTCAGGACCCGATCGCTCCTCGGGCCGACCTGAGCCACGCCGCCAACTTCCTCTACATGCTCAACGGCAGCGAACCGAGCCCGGCCGAGACCGACGCGTTCGACCTCTCGCTGACGCTCTACGCCGAGCACGAGCTGAACGCCTCGACCTTCGCCGCCCGCGTGACCGCCTCGACCCTCTCCGACATTCACTCGGCAATTGTCTCGGCCGTCGGCACCCTGAAAGGTGCCCTGCACGGTGGGGCCAACGAGCGATCGTGGGAAGTGCTCGAACGGGTTGGCGCTCCCGATCACGCCGAG
The window above is part of the Tautonia marina genome. Proteins encoded here:
- a CDS encoding toxin-antitoxin system HicB family antitoxin, whose product is MPETVVHFQIRMPPALHEQLASWAKEDKASLNALIVGLLEKAVEQHSKSGSKEKNLSS
- a CDS encoding citrate/2-methylcitrate synthase, translating into MSSASEDNFFPGLEGVVSNETAIADMQGTEGQGGLAYRGYAIEDLAEKVSYEEAAFLLLHGDLPTQSQLDEFNGRLRASRSIPDSLVSLFRAVPSNVHPMDTLRTGVSVLAHYDQDVNADPKDHDANVRKAERLIAQMATAVAAAARIARGQDPIAPRADLSHAANFLYMLNGSEPSPAETDAFDLSLTLYAEHELNASTFAARVTASTLSDIHSAIVSAVGTLKGALHGGANERSWEVLERVGAPDHAEQWIKDALARKERIMGFGHRVYKTGDPRAVILKRHCQLVAKEIGDDRWERTAEPIERAVTEQKGLPPNVDWPSARLYHYLKIEVPIYTPIFAMARVAGWAAHVIEQLDSNRLMRPRARYVGAPQRSVKPITERG
- a CDS encoding GbsR/MarR family transcriptional regulator, whose product is MAESSEPLASDDPDLPRETPAEAAVIRQFVEHWGMMARSWGINPTMGELFALLYITGTDWTADGLRHRLKVSRGNVSMNLRELIAWGVVHKVHRQGERREYFRAETDIWTLFRRILLERKRRELDPTLVVLDRAVEQISGDPELAPRYLKRIGALRRFFALVHALAARVDALGPAELEDLVMLLEHHDSADSDPSVADPSA